The sequence AACCATGatgaattttttgaataatgttCATGTTTGGTTTGGGTTCTTCCCTACATTCTATACCTGTTGCATTTTACGAAATTTTATCATTTCGACCTTCTGGGTAGACACTTTTACGTGGTGTATTACGGGATAAAATCTACCATGATTTCATTGGCagctgacccaacgaataccttccccaatattcAATTCCTGGTACGTGTGAGGATGTCGCTGACAAAtcgttgaaatttttttgaatgtGATTTTGATTGTGAGCACACTGGACCCCacgtttttttatttactaGACAAATCTTAACTAACTTATGTGTCGTTGTATTGATTGAATTAACGATCATTGGAGCTGTTCCATTCGTTCCAGGTGAGTGGCAGTGCTGCACATTCTATTTTTCCGGCCGCACAAACCCACACGGATCCAGTTTCGCCTTCGACAAGTGCTCGGATGACACACTGTCCGACAATGCTGGGACTAGAAATGGTTTTCTCTCTAGAAATTTTGCTCAACTGCAAGTAAAATATTTTGGATATCACTTACCTCTGAATTGGAATTTGTCGCATCATCTTCCTTCCCGGTTCTTCCATCCACGGTAAGAGGAAAACATTTCCCATATGGTTCTGTCGGAAAAGTGCAGTTTCCGTCGCTCCGGGGCAAATTGTGATGAACTTAACTCCGGTTTTGACAAGAACTGTGTCGATCTACAATATATTACACCTTACGCATTAGAATGATTGCAAAGGGACAAACGCAGTACGCACATTACCCCTAAACTTCTCGTGAATCCAACTATCGCGTGTTTGGTGGAGGTGTACACAGAACAATAGGGAAATGGTTCCAGTCCAGCAGTAGATGCGATATTCACTATGTACCCACCAAGTCCGGTATTTTCCAAAGACATGATGTTCATCGCCATTAAAGAACTGTTTATAACTCCGGTCTGTTAATGAAACGAAACTCTCGGATTATATTACAATATTTGATATAAATTTTGGGACATTTTACTAAATTTACAGCCACCACACGCTCTGGGTCTTGTTCGTTAATAATCCCTGCTGcattgatgaaaatgtcaatgaAATGTAGTCGTGGTATGATAACCGAACGAAACAGTTTTGTCATTCGATCTTTCTTAGTGATATCGCACTGTTCATAAAAAATAACTCCATCCACATTACAGCTATGCAGCTCAGCTCGTTTATCACCATCCAAGTTGGGTAGGACATCAAGGAGAAATAATTTCTAGACGTTGGTTGTTAAAAACAAGTTCATTATGATAAAGATTGATTCGTTGATTGCGCTTACAGATATTCCGCTTCGGAAGAGGTGTTTACCAATCTCAAAACCGATTCCACCCAATCCACCAAAAACCACCGCGGATTTGTCTTTAAGAGACATTATTCTGGATCAACTACAGGCTGTTAACTAACTGTTGCGGTTCTACTAGATGAGCTGATATAGTTGATTCAGATGTCACAGAGGAGTGCACTGTATATAGGAAGATCGAGTGATTAATTATATTCTAGCTGTAATCGATATATCGCATCTAGCAATGCGAAACTTCATCCAAGGAAAATTGAAACATCAAATCATACGTTCAACACTGAAATCAGCTCACCATTATGTTCTATGTGTGTAAATCACGAAAAAAGATTCAACTGGCTTTTAAATATTGATTGCTAACATTGAAATTTTATAGCTGAGCATGTGTATAATATAAAGAAAATTTAATACAAGTTATTCAATCGAACAGTAAAGTTTATGTGCGTCGATGcataaatgatcaaatatagtttgtttgaATCATCAATGATTATATTTTGTGTATATAATATACAAGTAACCATAATCCCGATAGTTagagagtttttcgttaaatggtTTATGTGTCCGGAACTGGATGATCTCCCCCTACTCCGATCCTTTTTTGAATAACCTTTGTATTTGGTCATGTAAGATGTAATACTTCACATATTCAAGCTTACGCCATACATTCCATTAATACAAGAGAAAGTTATTACTTAAGCTGACCAAGAATTAAATTAGCTGTAAGAAATGTCTTTAATTCTGGAATTACAAAATTCAATGCGCTAACAAACGAAATAAAATGATATGCAATTTTAACCacttttaaaagaaaaattcGTGAATTAGTACGAAGAAATatgatttaaatttaattcgaTGTATAGGAGAATCTGATTTAATACAGCGCTTCAAGTGTGCAGTCGTGTGCAGCAACCAGATGAATCACTGGAAGATTATAATAACCGTAGGTATAGTGGCGGGAGTCAGGAAAGTAGCCTTACAACAAAATTTGACCTTGTCGACTACTAAAAAGATCATAACCACATGGGAAATGGCGGGTGCGAATGCT comes from Armigeres subalbatus isolate Guangzhou_Male chromosome 2, GZ_Asu_2, whole genome shotgun sequence and encodes:
- the LOC134211379 gene encoding alcohol dehydrogenase 1-like gives rise to the protein MSLKDKSAVVFGGLGGIGFEIGKHLFRSGISKLFLLDVLPNLDGDKRAELHSCNVDGVIFYEQCDITKKDRMTKLFRSVIIPRLHFIDIFINAAGIINEQDPERVVAVNLTGVINSSLMAMNIMSLENTGLGGYIVNIASTAGLEPFPYCSVYTSTKHAIVGFTRSLGIDTVLVKTGVKFITICPGATETALFRQNHMGNVFLLPWMEEPGRKMMRQIPIQSPSIVGQCVIRALVEGETGSVWVCAAGKIECAALPLTWNEWNSSNDR